Part of the Sorghum bicolor cultivar BTx623 chromosome 1, Sorghum_bicolor_NCBIv3, whole genome shotgun sequence genome, TTTCTAAATACCTGAATTTTCAATTATCCAAGTTACTCAACCTAATTTTTTGGCTTAGCCGAACGCATATTTTTTGGAGTGAATAAACGCGCGTCTAGCTGAAACCTCGACACCTTCAGGGGTTGAGGCAACTGGGCTCGGCTTTGGTGCCTCTTGGGCCTCGTAACGTCTGAGCGAAAACAAGGCGAATTGGCGGCCCGTCCGAGTCCTTTTAGGTGTTTTTTAAGTGCTACTCATATAATCGCGCTAGAGTATGTTCTTGCAACACAAGTTGGTGACGAACTACCCAATAAAATCCTACAGTAACTCTTTGTTCCCCTCCACCCTCGCCTCGCTCTCTGCACTCCCGATACGAAATCCGTAGATACCACCGGCGGCGATCGCACGGGCGGCGTCGGGAACTCGGGATACAGCAGAAACCCTAACCCGCCTCATCCTCGTGCGATGTCGGCAACCGccgtggccccgacccctcccgCCGCGGCCTTCGCGGTGGCGGCCCCGCCGTCGTACCCGGCGGCCTtctccgccgccgcggcgcccaCCGAGGGCCACGACGGCGACTTCTACTGTCACTACAAGTCGCTCCGGCGCCACCACGAGTTCCTGGAGATCCAGGAGGACTACGTCAAGGACGAGCTCAGGAACCTCAGGCGCGAGGAGCTCCGCGGGGCCGAGGAGGTGAAGCGGTGCCGGGCGACGCCGCTCGAGATCGGCCAGTTCATGGAGATGGTCGACGCCGACCACGGCATCGTGGCGCCGACCACCACCGGCGGCAGCTTCTACGTGCGGGTCCTCAGCACCATCGGCCGCGAGCTGCTCAAGCCCTCGGCGTCCGTCGCGCTGCACCGCCACTCCCACGCGCTCGTCGACGTGTTGCCGCCCGAGGCCGACTCCAGCATCTCGCTGCTCGGCTCGTCGGAGAAGCCCAACGTCACCTACAGTGTGAGTTCCTGCTGTAATTGCTCATCTCAACGGTGCCCTGATTGATTCGATTCGATGTGTGCTATCCATCTTAGGCAGCTTTATTGTTTGTTTCGGATTTTAGATGTATCGTTAGTTAGTTCAGCTGCTATAGGAATGCAGGGGGTTGGCATTATATTAGACAAGGGGATTCGGCAATTTCGGTGCAATGCTGTGAACAAGCAATGAGATTTTACCTTCAGCTTTGttgtttttgtatatatataaaagtgtGTCATGTTGTGAGGTGTCCCTTAATGTAAACATGTTCAGTTGTTAGACTAGGTAGTGTTTGGATGGCTTTGGAACGTTGCTAGTCCTGGTTGTGTCAAAGTGTATAACAACTAACAAGTCAGAAATTTATGACCAcgaatgacctcaaatttgtcTAACATTAATTTAAAAAGTAGAGTTATATGAACCAAACGCCCGCTTAATATTTATATGTTAGATAGATGCTTCAATGGACAAATATTATGTTGGCCACACATAGATCAGATAGGGGTAAAGCCCAGAGGGCAGCTTGGCATACAGCCGCTTGGATTGAAGATTAGAAATTACAGGACTAGTTACACAGGGGTGCTGCCACTGCTTATATAGCCTAAGTGGACAGCCACCTACTACAGCATATTCTTTAGCAAAAGTAGATGCTTAACCTACTTGGTTTCCAAGGCACCATGAACAACTTGGTTGCCAAGGAACCTGAAAACTACTGGACAGTAAATAGAAACTGCAGTAAATAAGATACATAGCACTTGGCTTAACTGACATATTACACTCTCTTGCTGCATAATGGCCATACTGAAAGCAGATCTTTATGACATAGAAAAGAATTGCTTTAGTAGAAGTACAAACTATTAAGACTTAAATGTCAGTTCCATACAACAGAGTTTCAAAATTAGTCATGGGCTCATGGTAGCTATTAAATTTGGTTAGATTTTGAAGTTTATTGCCCTTGGGCATTCTGACTGTAATAAAAACACGGCATATTTGTTGCTTATTCTAGCAGTTCTTCTACAGTGAATATAAAATCTATAATGTTTGCTGCTTTATTTTTGTGTTCAGGATATTGGTGGATGTGACATTCAGAAGCAAGAAATCAGGGAAGCTGTCGAGTTACCCTTGACACATCATGAGTTGTACAAACAGATTGGTATTGATCCACCAAGAGGTGTGCTTCTGTATGGTCCTCCAGGTACTGGCAAGACCATGCTTGCCAAAGCTGTGGCACATCACACAACTGCTGCTTTTATCAGAGTAGTCGGTTCAGAGTTTGTGCAGAAGTACTTGGGTGAGGTAAGTTGGGGCGTTTGTACTAAGAATTGGTGCCCTTGCAATTTGTTGCCAAATCACACACAACACTTCCTGCCATTTGTAGTTGTGAAACATTCTACATGTATatatgtttgtttgtttgtttatgtTCCAGTGCTGAGTGCTTTGTGGTAAAAGCCATATATGTGTTTAAATACTGCTTAAACATATGAAAGAAATGCTCTAAAAAGGTATGTGAAAAGAGGCTGCAAAGTAAAACAGATGGATATCATAGTGCTTTCTCTAGAAGTGAAACCAGTGAGCAGAAAAAGGTGTCAAAGAGGGAGTTAGGTGTTTGGTGTATGCTTGTTGGGGATAAAATATATCTCTGTTTGAATTACAGGAATCTGGTTTCATGTAGCTTCATGACTTAAGTGCATAACTATGCCTAGCATAGAGATGCTGTTTCAATATGTGGCCAATGAGTGTAGTCTGTGGTGTATGGCGGTAGCCTTGGCTTTACATGAGTTCCTTGCTAGGTTGTTGGTCCCTAGATAACTAGGTCTTTTAGTTGTTTGAGCCTATCGGTCGTGTTTCCCTGGTTCATTTTCTAAAGTGCCATTTTGCCTAAACCCTGTGGGGGTACCTTGCAGGGTTTCTTATTCTCTCCCTTTTGTATTTATTTGttcttcttaatgaaatgacacaGCCCTCCTGCATCTTATTTTGTATTTATTTATTGTCTTTACATTTTCCATGGAatgtgtcttttgtgatgcatatgACAAACTGATTATGTGGCTTTACATTTTGCATAGAAATTATCTTATGGTTCCATAAGAAAATGTGCCATTTGTACTTTTTGGGTGTTCCAGATTTATTGGTTCTGTTCCTGGTGCCTTAtgttctttgaattccttttcaGGGACCTCGGATGGTTCGAGATGTATTCCGTTTGGCTAAGGAGAATGCCCCTGCAATCATATTTATTGACGAGGTTGATGCTATAGCCACTGCACGTTTTGATGCTCAGACAGGTGCTGACCGAGAAGTTCAGCGCATTCTGATGGAGCTACTTAATCAGGTAAAGGGGGCTTTTTGATCGTTGTTGTTTTCCTAGGAATTATAATAGGTTTGCTATTTATGTTACAAAACCCTGTATTTCACAGGAACTTTTTTTAGATAGACCAAGAAATATAAGAAAAAACTCTGTTTTGGAATTGAAATTGTAAAGCACTATCTTCACCCTGACATGCAAAGTTGTTTTATGTTCTGAGAGAAGTAGAAACTCTAATATTATAAAAATGATAACTGAGGTCTTGGAAAGTTAACTTTGGCAGCAGGTTGCAAATTCTTAGATGCAGGAGTGTTCCTGGTTTTTGTAATAATAATCTGCCTGTGTTTATTGCAGATGGATGGATTTGATCAAACAGTGAATGTGAAGGTTATAATGGCAACTAATAGGGCAGATACTCTAGATCCTGCTTTGTTGCGTCCAGGTAGACTTGACAGGAAAATCGAGTTCCCTCTTCCTGATCGGCGGCAGAAGAGGCTTGTGTTCCAAGTAAGTTGTCTTTTGGTGTGAACTAACTGATATGCTTTACATTTCGTTCTTGTGAATTGACACAGCTTGCATATTAATTTACTAAATTACTGTATAATATATTGCATGCCTGGTATTTGATTTTTGTTTATTCACATGATGAAAATTCGATGGATTGCTTCAGGTATTGCTATTAAGGTCCTTCTCATCTTGTGCAAATAGTTATTGAGCTGCACAAATatctttatttggtaattaattaaaGTTTACAACCATGTCATACTGCATACCAATTGCTATCTTGTTCTGCACAGATGCACATGCTCATTTGTGATATGGTCATATGGTCTGTCAAGGATTTGCGATCAGTGCAAACTAAATTGTTTTCTTTTTATATGTTTTGATTTTTCATATTTGTTGCTGGGATCATATTGTTTTCTGAACTGCTCACCTGACTGCTGTTTCAATTCAGGTCTGCACTGCCAAGATGAATTTGAGTGATGAGGTTGATTTGGAAGATTATGTTTGTAGACCGGATAAGATCAGTGCTGCTGATGTAAGTCTACTTCCCTTACGAGGATTCAGTATAATTATATTAAATAATTCACATTTAAACTGCTGGGATACTGTCTGCATTGGGTCATTAGTTGTATGTTATCTCAAAAAGCATCTCTTACATGTAATCTGTTGCATAGGCTAATACACTTTAGAGTTTTATCTCCACACACTGCAAACTTGAACACTCGGGTGATCTTTAATGGGAATGGCATTCATGCTTCTTGTTAAGTTCTCTGGTTACCTTGATAGTGAAGCACACAGTCCAATGATTTGTTCTATTGGTTAAGTGGCTTCATCTGCATTTACCTGTCTCTAAATTGGATGAGGCATGTTAGTAGTTATAATTGTTATGTGATGTCCCTACTGTCCACTTAGCAAGTTAGCAAACATGGCTTACTGAGCAAATATGTGGGTTAATATCATTTGAAATGACAGATATTACCTGCTCATTATTGCACTAGATTTTAGTTGTGGCAGAGTTTTGATCTTAAAGTTAACAACCAAGAGATTTATATAGCTTTATTAAAAGGATCTACAAGTCTTGTCATCTTGGAGCACTACTAGTTATAAAATGAGGATGTTCCAGAGAACTACACTTGTATGCTCAAGATAATGCATAAAATGGATATTTGATACAAGGTTACCAAAATAGTATAGTGGTTTTCACCAAATTACATGGTGTTTTTTCTCAGAAAACAAATTGCTTGTACTGTTACTAATTAGATAGCCTGTTTGCAATATAGCTTATTATCTTTTCAAAATCTTTTGGGC contains:
- the LOC8062221 gene encoding 26S protease regulatory subunit 6B homolog, whose product is MSATAVAPTPPAAAFAVAAPPSYPAAFSAAAAPTEGHDGDFYCHYKSLRRHHEFLEIQEDYVKDELRNLRREELRGAEEVKRCRATPLEIGQFMEMVDADHGIVAPTTTGGSFYVRVLSTIGRELLKPSASVALHRHSHALVDVLPPEADSSISLLGSSEKPNVTYSDIGGCDIQKQEIREAVELPLTHHELYKQIGIDPPRGVLLYGPPGTGKTMLAKAVAHHTTAAFIRVVGSEFVQKYLGEGPRMVRDVFRLAKENAPAIIFIDEVDAIATARFDAQTGADREVQRILMELLNQMDGFDQTVNVKVIMATNRADTLDPALLRPGRLDRKIEFPLPDRRQKRLVFQVCTAKMNLSDEVDLEDYVCRPDKISAADIAAICQEAGMHAVRKNRYVILPKDFEKGYRTNVKKPETDFDFYK